A single region of the Brassica rapa cultivar Chiifu-401-42 chromosome A03, CAAS_Brap_v3.01, whole genome shotgun sequence genome encodes:
- the LOC103858767 gene encoding protein SENESCENCE-ASSOCIATED GENE 21, mitochondrial: MSRSLSNVKIVSSFVSHELSNAIFRRGYAATAAQASVGKGGAVVSAVMKKKGVEESTQKIAWIPDPKTGYYRPETGSKEIDPAELRAALLNNKQ, from the exons ATGTCTCGTTCTCTCTCTAACGTTAAAATCGTATCTTCTTTCGTCTCTCACGAACTCTCCAATGCAATCTTCCG ACGCGGTTATGCGGCCACTGCGGCGCAAGCGAGCGTTGGTAAAGGTGGAGCCGTTGTTTCGGcggtgatgaagaagaagggagTGGAAGAATCAACCCAGAAGATAGCTTGGATTCCAGATCCCAAAACCGGTTATTACAGACCGGAAACCGGTTCAAAAGAGATCGACCCAGCTGAGCTACGAGCAGCTCTCTTGAACAACAAGCAGTGA
- the LOC103858768 gene encoding uncharacterized protein LOC103858768 — MSRLPILIAAFLLIFLAAATAESDSPTAYSLLQSYNFPVGILPKGVVAYDLDTSTGKFHAYFNGSCSFSLVGSYQLNYKSTISGYISENKLTKLSGIKVKVLFLWLNIVEVVRSGEEMAFSVGITSANFDIEEFLESPQCGCGFECEELSSDKFDRSFPFVSSS; from the coding sequence ATGTCACGTCTCCCGATCCTAATCGCCGCCTTCCTCCTCATCTTCCTCGCCGCCGCCACCGCAGAATCAGACTCCCCGACGGCGTACTCCCTCCTCCAGAGCTACAACTTCCCCGTCGGAATCCTCCCAAAAGGAGTCGTCGCTTACGATCTCGACACGTCGACAGGCAAGTTCCACGCCTACTTCAACGGCTCGTGCAGCTTCTCCCTCGTGGGCTCTTACCAGTTGAACTACAAATCGACGATCAGCGGCTACATCTCCGAGAACAAGCTCACGAAGCTGAGCGGCATCAAGGTGAAAGTCCTCTTCTTGTGGCTCAACATCGTCGAGGTCGTTAGGAGCGGAGAGGAGATGGCGTTTTCCGTTGGGATCACGTCGGCGAATTTCGATATCGAGGAGTTTCTGGAGTCGCCTCAGTGTGGGTGTGGGTTTGAGTGTGAGGAATTGAGTTCCGACAAGTTTGATAGAAGCTTCCCTTTTGTGTCTTCGTCATGA